A stretch of DNA from Glycine max cultivar Williams 82 chromosome 18, Glycine_max_v4.0, whole genome shotgun sequence:
AGCAAATGATGATTATGTGGACAAGATTAGTATTCCTTCTGCTCTTATCAGCAAATCCCTGGGGGATAGTATCAAGCAGGCTCTCTCTGATGGGGAGATGGTTAACATAAATCTGGATTGGAGAGAGTCTCTTCCGCATCCTGATGATAGAGTTGAGTACGAGCTATGGACCAATAGCAACGATGAGTGTGGGCCAAAGTGTGACAGTCTAATTAATTTTCTGAAGGACTTTAAAGGGGTAGCTCAGCAGCTGGAGAAGAGAGGGTTCACTCAATTTACCCCTCGCTATATAACTTGGTTTTGTCCTGAAGCATTTCTCTTGAGCAGACAGTGCAAATCTCAGTGCATAAACAATGGAAGGTACTGTGCTCCTGATCCTGAGCAAGATTTCAGTAGAGGGTATGATGGTAAAGATGTTGTTGTTCAAAACTTACGCCAAGCTTGCTTCTATAAAGTGGCAAATGAAAGTGGAAAGCCTTGGCAATGGTGGGACTATGTTACCGACTTTTCAATCCGTTGCCCCATGAAAGAGAATAAGTACACAGAAGAATGTTCAGATCAAGTTATTAAATCTCTTGGTAGGTTCAGCAGTTCATGTTTCTTTGCATACTCTATGGAACTGGCTTCTGTTTCTGTTTGGTGCTTGATTTTGAATGGCTTGCAAAAATTTGccccaaaagaaaaatcatgtaatgcttttaatttcaaacaatattttcttttaatttattggtttcattttttttttttgttaatagtttAGTGTCCCTGGCATTGCCTTGTGTTTTAAGGAGGCATTCGTTGGAAGGTATATTATTATGAACCAAGGAATGGCATTCCTCaggaaattataataaaaatgtcgCTAGGGTAAAttcaaaatatgtttaattaaaatgtaatactACTGGAATCAAAtgataagagaaaaaaagacaGAAAATGGAAATTAAGTAAGGTTATAAAACAATATCTCTTATTAATGTGAGAAAGCAACATGTCTACCCTTCACCATAGGAATGAAGATTAAGCAAAACATTGTATTCTCCCATTCCTCGGGATCAACAATACCAAGGAATTGTTTTTAAGCTTGTATAAAACACGTGAATGCCACATTCCCATGTTTACTCTCCCAGGTAGTATAACTTTACAAACCTTGAAATAAGCACACTCTAAAATGCTGAAGCTATAGTGTATATGAGGAACAAACCCAAATTTTTACCTGCACTGATAGAAGTATTACTTCcatcatttcaaattcaaacccAACTAAAGAAACATGTACCTAGCCATAGTtcctttttcaatattttagcATGAACTAAACTAACTTGTCTTTTGTTATCTCAAATGTTCTTCTAAAAACGTTTACCACATCATTCTAATGAGAGATATGTTTTCCCCCATCCCACTTTGTGTCTTCCATTTACTTTACAGGTGTTGACCTGAAGAAGATTAAAGACTGCGTTGGAGATCCCCACGCAGATATAGAAAATCCTGTCCTAAAGGCTGAACAGGATGCACAGGTTGGCTTTCTAAAAtgcaaaatttttttttttatgtttttctcgtttcctttttctttcatttaggCCATTTTGTTGTTTTATGAGTGTATTGTAATTTGTTCTAACTTCGGTTTCAGATTGGTAAAGGCTCTCGTGGTGATGTTACTATACTGCCTACTCTTGTTATAAACAACAGACAGTATAGAGGTCTCATGCAGCTTTTCTAGATATCTGGACTTCTTTTTTACTgtattatattttctaatatgTCTTTTTAACTGCTATTAGGTAAGTTGTCAAGACCTGCTGTTCTCAAGGCAATCTGTTCAGGCTTCCTAGAGACCACTGAACCATCAATTTGCTTAACTTCAGGTCattttttcattatcttttaaatttctaCTTTCCTCCTTGAACCTTTCCCCCTCCCTCCTTTCTCCAAAAGGAATCATAGGAGAGACATCAGGAATTCTTTTCTGCCTCTTTAGTTGTTTGCTTTTATATATATCTGCTTCAAATGATCTGAATTATTTCTTGGCTTATATCTATCAACAAGCTGTGTCTATTAGGTAGTTCTAAAGTTAgtgctaaaattttaaaaaaaaaacattctccttttttttcattctgaTGTTTCCTTTTATgaattttcataaaagaaatttGGATTTTGATCTAGATAAAATTATATAGGTGTACTGGCAGCTGactcattgaaattgaatctTTTTCAGAAGCTAATGGTTTTACTGATTATTCTTTGCAGACCTCGAAACAAATGAGTGTTTGGAAAACAATGGTGGTTGTTGGCAGGACAAATCTTCTAACATTACTGCATGCAGGGTATTTGGTTAACTGAACCTTGTCAGGCACATTATTGTGAAAAGTTTATTAtgttttctcttcagatgggaTCAGCTTCTTCTGGTTTTAACCATctacatatgatttttttttctaataacagGACACTTTCCGAGGAAGAGTATGTGAATGCCCAATTGTTCAAAATGTGAAATTTGTTGGAGATGGATATACCCACTGTGaaggtaaattaatttttcaaattcagATAAATTGCTCTGTTCTCCACTCTACATATTTTAAGTTTTCCAAGACTAGTGAGCCTTTCAATTTAACTTCCAGATAGAACACATGTCATCATCATCCCACCAAATTGATGTTTGGGTTTTATATTTCTACCTCCTTTTGATTTCTCTGAGTGACTGTCATTCTACCTAATTGATTTCTTGTCCTTGTAGTTTTTGTGTTAGGGAGGTTGAGAAGTTGTTCTACTTATCTTAATTTCAATCCTTATGGGtatcatttattcatttttgtgggaatttgaatttcttaacaGCTTCAGGATCCTTGAGTTGTCAATTCAACAATGGTGGTTGTTGGAAGGGAGTACAAGGTGGCAGGGCTTACTCGGCTTGTCTTGTAAGTTGTTTCAGTCATCCTTTTGTGCATGCCTTTGGTTAGAAAGGGAAAGAGTAAATCTGATATGCTACGTGTTAACTGTCATTTGTTTCTTAATTGAAAATGCAGGATGACTATAGAAAAGGTTGTACATGTCCACCTGGGTTCAGAGGAGATGGAGTTCAGTCATGTGAAGGTACTTGCTGCCCTAAATTTAGTGATTGTTGTAGTATTCGGTGAATGGCAAACACAAATCAGATAGAGCTACTTCTGTTAGTGGATTAATGCTGAGGAATTGAATTTGATTCACATTCCTGCAGTTGTTATTAGTCATGCTATTAGCCATTCTAGAAATATGTTGGCTTTTCTACATTTCTTCTTCTGATTATGTTGCAGATAttgatgagtgcaaagagaaaaCAGCCTGTCAATGCCCAGGTTGCAAATGCAAAAACACCTGGGGAAGTTACGAGTGCAAATGCAAAAGTGGTTTGTTCTACTCGCGAGAAAATGACACGTGTTTTGGTGAGGCTTTATAAgtttttctatctttttctttactctTTCAAAATGGCATTGCTAAATGGATTGTTTTTGTATAATCATTTAAAGTAATACTAGtttttctttgagaagcttGTGAATTTGCATTTTAAACCAACATGGAAATTCTAGTATGTTTTCCTAGGGGTGGGTATATGGACTCAAGTCTCCGGATTGGCCCGTTAAGCCCGAGGAGAtaatgggtttttttttaagtcCGTATAATTATATTGAGTTTTTGAGTTCAGCTCGTTAAGCCCACGTATGTAGTGGGCTTTCTCTGCAAATTCACGAACTACCCATTTAACCCGCCTAAGTGTAATGTGtaagtattattaatttgttatgttaaaatttttatatttaatttaggttgttattgttattttgttatgtttaaaatattggtatattttagtttgatagattttagcttaaataatgaagtcatttattttttattttagacatttttcacttttaaaaaaaatttataatttttttttcaaattaatatttgggTTTGCAGATCGTTTAGCTGCGGACTTTTGCGGGCCAAATACAGACCTTGAAAAAATGTTCATTTATTTCACGGATCGAGTTTATTCGACCCATTTAAAACATAGGCTTTGCGGGCTGGACCAGTCCGCATACCCACCCCTAGTTTTCCATTATCTCGCTGTAGATACTCTCCTAGTTTTCCATTATCTCGCTGTAGATACTCTTTGCATGAAGCTGAGATTTTAGATTCTACTTGTCTGTATATAATTTCCAAatgtttcaacattttttttgccATTACTAATTATCCATGTAGATATTGCATAGATTTGTAGATTTAaagaatagttattttttttactttattgatattattataaatgcAGGTGAATATTCTGCTTCAGTGCTGAATATCTGGGTGATTATCCTCGTATTGGTTGTTGCTGTTGCGGGAGGATATGCATTTTACAAGTACAGAATCCAGGTATGATTATTGCAAGTTTGATGTTTTGTTGATATAAAGTTCACAATAAAGTGACTCTggctttttttttgtcttgatttGTTGCCAACATTTTTATACATTCTCATCATAAAATTctctgtttttataaaaaaataaaaataaattatgtgcaGAGATATATGGATTCGGAGATACGTGCAATTATGGCTCAGTACATGCCTTTGGATAATCAACCTGAGGTCTCTAATCAAGTTCATCACAATATCTAGAATGATCTCTACAGCTAAATGGAGATAAATGATAATCATCAGCATGCTCagtttgctgataaaaaaaaaaaaaatcagcatgctCAGTTTATATTATCATCCTCTTCCTCTCGTAGggggtttttattttattttttcctttgttagtattatttagctttataaattttaacccAAAGTGGTCGTGACATTATCTTCTACATATATTTATGATCCTTTTCTCCTGTTTCGGCTTCTAGAAGTTGCACCTTATTCTGTTCGTTACATTATACTTGGCATGGAAAGGGTAGGTATGAATTATGATATTTAGTTTTTTACAAgttcttttatataattaagtaatgaactattataaattttctttaaactaTACTGAGtgcaagttttgtttttcataagattttaaaaaatataatcggATTTTATTCTTTGGTGTATAATAGTGGCTCTAAATTTGGAACCTCTAATAAATTATCCAacctcttataaaaaaaattaatgattgacattgtaattaattttgtattttgttatatatgcatttaatattattatattttttaattattgattttctaATCATCGATCGTGATTTCACCTGTACACATTCTCACTTTCACTTTAAGGAGTTAAATCTCAATAATGACATCCCATTGTAGTCAAAAGTTAGATGAATTTTTTTGTCTAACCATTTTTAGAATGCTAACAATACTCTTGAagtactaataaaataaatgtttttttataaaaaatttaatattgaatgcgtttaatacattttttactgTACtaacttttaatgaaaaattatttattaattactgcCTTTAAGACCCTTATTAGCAAGAAAGTCTTTATACCGATTTGTGCAAAAAATATATGCACTAAAATTGAATTCAGATGTCTTGTACCTAACAATTTGTGATGTAATGCAATATCCATCTAAGAATATCTTCATGGTGGGATTTTTAAACTAGTTCCTATGCAAAAATTTAAGAACCCCAGATTATGGGTATAGTGGTCTTAAAACATAACACCGATTCTTAAATCTGATTTGTCATAAAGTGGCCCAAAAAGATTACATTAGGAACCCAAAAGCGGTTATACCGTTAAAGATTCTTTAAAAGTTCTTATGGAAGAACAGTTCTTCCACTGTGGAGAACCTCTTTTTTGGCTTTAGTGGGAGTTCTTTGAAGAACCAAGTTCAAAATCTTGGGACAAAGATACTCTTAAGAACCCTGAACAAATgtctttttcataataaaaaattactttttacatGTTTCACTTCAACTAATTTAAGAGGGAAACCAACAAATCAAGAGCCAATGTGAAGAACAACAACAGTTCATTCcaaacaacaaaatcaaaataataagtaaaaataaaaaacatgatcTGAAACAAGACCCCTAGATCTGGTTCGGATTTGATGCCGCTGTGGAAGCTCTGAAACATATCTCTGAATTAGATCTAAAGAGTAGGAGAGGAAAGGGCATCGTACACCACTACTAGATTGTGATGACGTTCAAGGTAGGCGTTATGGAATTGCATTGCCAAGTTTTGTGGCGGTATCCACTGTCACTCCTCGGACATGTGGCGATTTGAGGCATGTGTGGTTGTGGTTGTCGACGATGTCGTGGCGGAATCAGATCTGGACCACCGCACAAACAAAACTAGACCAATGGTCACTGTTCATTATGAGCATATCTGAATCTAGATTGATGATGATTGTCGTCCACAAGGAGAAAATCTGAATATGGATTAATTGTCGTTTGCCACGGTGTTGAAGTAGTATGGAGATGGAACTCACATGAAAGGAAAGGGGAGAAGAGGGTGATGGGTGCTACTTAGATCTGGCACGATGGGCGTTGTGACAGCCAGGGAGACGAGAGAATACTGCAATGGTAgaaacaaaagtttttttttctaataaatcttTTAGtcaacttttttatataaaatttctttagataaaaaaagcttcttatttttgaaagaaattttCTGTTTAGTCAAAGTTTCACttttaagataagaaaaattgcaaaaaaaagaagaaaaaacaaacaaaacaaaactaggCCAAACCTGATCTAAGCATTGTTTACCCGTTAAAAGAAATCAATGGGATCTTAAGTCAGCTATATGTTCTCATTCTTCTAGTTTGGTACAGAAGAAACATTAATAAAATGGAGATCTAATCTTATCTTATTAGTTCACAATTCCAGGCTTACGTAACTATTAAGTGTTTAAATTTCACTCACTTGTGGGGTTAAAAATGCAAGCAGCAGGtacttattttaatgttttataagtGCAATTTGAAGAAGACAAAGCCCTAAACACCATATCTAATTTTTTCTTGTACATTAGAATCTGTAACCGGTTAAGGTTACTCATAATATGATATTAGtaattttccagaaaaaaacCACAACTAGAAATTATTTCCAGATTCTCCGAGCTCCGTTTTTCAAGGTATGAAACCATAACCCTTAGCAGTGAGTCTCTAGTCTTGATGACCCAGCCCGTGAAAAActatatgataaaaaatgatCACCAAAATTTACTGACTATCTTCAACTCGATCTTCAGTATTTTACCTGATCTTCATGCAGATCTTCAATTTTTTACACTGgcaaatagaaataaattacattacatTGACACTACAAAGAAAGGGCACGCTGAAAAGATAGCATTTCTCTTATTTGCCTGAAGGTTTTTGGATTAAAATATAGTGTCTATGAATTTAAAAGGCTAACCTCATCATAGAACTAGTTTCCTGGTTCAGTTTCCAAGTTTGAGCTCTTTTGATGATTACGTTCCAGTACTATTCTATAGATATAGAATGCCACCACTGCACCACTGCAGATGTGAAACAAAGTCGTTACGTAACAAAATACtagtattaattaatatgaaagatCAAACAATTGAGCCAAAGATTGGGAATGGGCCAAATGATATCCATTTCCAACCTATATTTTCACAGTTTAATTAAAACCTCATGCTAGAGTTTTCCGTTTGGGTCTTTCGCAAGAACCATTATAGTTTAAAAGCTTCTGGAAGAATTGCAATATTTCAACAttccaaatttacaatttaacaATCATTTGCTGCATCAAACTCAATGTCATGCAAGACATCACCGTCCATAGCATTAATAAAATCTGGTTTTAATCCAACCATGTCTAAGTTTGTACTAAACATGAAATAGCAGCGAGTTACTAAGATTATCAGTAAATGCTACAGTGGGAAAACAAAAACACTAGTGAAACAATTAACTCcaaaaatgaagataaaaaagTTCATATACAAagttaaataatattgaagtttCAAGAACCTGATCAAGGCAGTGAAATAAGATGATCCCtgggaaaaagaaaacaagaatgagaaaatatcaaatgtttgaaactaattttaattttcttgggatggaaattaaattaattttgataaatattcaatataaaGCCTTACTTTGCCTATTGAGCTTATCTCCCgcagaaacaatatacttgctATAGCTGCAAGTCCAACAAGTAATTTAGAATAAGCTTCAACATAGAGAAATAAGCATATACACAACAGattttgatgttgatgttgcatgtttttgtttttagtatGAGACCACAAATATTTCCTTTGGGAGACAATCCTACTCAAATCAGATAAGATCATTATGGGTGACAACGTCCTTTCTTTGAGTATTTCACATAGCTACATGTATGCTAGTACTCAAAACTATTGATTAAGTTGGAAAAAACCTGTCAGTTAATCCATGTGGTCAGTGGTAAAGTTGATGACTTGATGTTGTGTTAAATATTAAAGATGGATTGGAAACATAATGTCATCATTTGTAAAAGTGTAAAGaatgctttgtttcttctttaattataatatatttggcTACAATTTGTTTAGTATTTTAATATTGTGAACAAAAACTAATCAAAGCAAATAGTCTCCCATTCATGTTTTGTGGATGGAAAAAAGTAGGCATTGGGAGAGTTTAGCCCCCTTAGGGGGGTCTGCATAGCGCAGGTTAACTTGAATTGGTTGGGATTTAATGTATGTAACTTTTAATT
This window harbors:
- the LOC100807514 gene encoding vacuolar-sorting receptor 1, whose translation is MMGAKLGLLLCVCVLLLGCCVGRFVVEKNSLKVTSPKSLKGTYECAIGNFGVPKYGGTLVGSVLYPKVNQKGCTNFSDVNFQSKPGGLPTFLLVDRGDCYFTLKAWNAQNGGAAAILVADDKAETLITMDTPEEGKANDDYVDKISIPSALISKSLGDSIKQALSDGEMVNINLDWRESLPHPDDRVEYELWTNSNDECGPKCDSLINFLKDFKGVAQQLEKRGFTQFTPRYITWFCPEAFLLSRQCKSQCINNGRYCAPDPEQDFSRGYDGKDVVVQNLRQACFYKVANESGKPWQWWDYVTDFSIRCPMKENKYTEECSDQVIKSLGVDLKKIKDCVGDPHADIENPVLKAEQDAQIGKGSRGDVTILPTLVINNRQYRGKLSRPAVLKAICSGFLETTEPSICLTSDLETNECLENNGGCWQDKSSNITACRDTFRGRVCECPIVQNVKFVGDGYTHCEASGSLSCQFNNGGCWKGVQGGRAYSACLDDYRKGCTCPPGFRGDGVQSCEDIDECKEKTACQCPGCKCKNTWGSYECKCKSGLFYSRENDTCFGEYSASVLNIWVIILVLVVAVAGGYAFYKYRIQRYMDSEIRAIMAQYMPLDNQPEVSNQVHHNI